The following proteins come from a genomic window of Acinetobacter sp. SAAs474:
- the tuf gene encoding elongation factor Tu — translation MAKAKFERNKPHVNVGTIGHVDHGKTTLTAAIATVCAKKFGGEAKDYAAIDSAPEEKARGITINTSHVEYDSPIRHYAHVDCPGHADYVKNMITGAAQMDGAILVCAATDGPMPQTREHILLSRQVGVPYIVVFLNKCDLVDDEELLELVEMEVRELLSTYDFPGDDTPVIRGSALAALNGEAGQYGEDAVVALVEALDSYIPEPERAIDLPFLMPIEDVFSISGRGTVVTGRVETGIVKVGEEVEIVGIKDTVKTTVTGVEMFRKLLDEGRAGENCGILLRGTKREDVQRGQVLAKPGTIKPHTKFDAEVYVLSKEEGGRHTPFLNGYRPQFYFRTTDVTGAISLKDGVEMVMPGDNVEMSVELIHPIAMDAGLRFAIREGGRTVGAGVVAKVIA, via the coding sequence ATGGCTAAGGCTAAGTTTGAACGTAATAAGCCACACGTTAACGTGGGCACAATTGGTCACGTTGACCATGGTAAAACAACTTTAACAGCTGCGATTGCAACTGTTTGTGCAAAAAAATTCGGCGGTGAAGCAAAAGATTACGCTGCAATTGACTCTGCTCCAGAAGAAAAAGCACGTGGTATTACCATTAATACTTCACACGTAGAATATGACTCTCCAATCCGTCACTACGCGCACGTAGACTGCCCAGGACACGCCGATTATGTTAAAAACATGATTACTGGTGCTGCGCAAATGGATGGTGCGATCCTTGTATGTGCTGCGACTGATGGTCCAATGCCACAAACTCGTGAACACATCCTACTTTCTCGCCAAGTAGGTGTACCATACATCGTTGTATTCTTAAACAAATGCGACCTTGTTGATGACGAAGAATTACTTGAATTAGTAGAAATGGAAGTACGTGAACTTCTTTCTACTTATGACTTCCCAGGTGATGACACTCCAGTAATCCGTGGTTCTGCACTTGCTGCACTTAACGGTGAAGCGGGTCAGTATGGCGAAGATGCAGTAGTTGCACTTGTTGAAGCACTTGACTCTTACATCCCAGAGCCAGAGCGTGCAATTGACCTTCCATTCTTAATGCCAATTGAAGATGTATTCTCAATTTCTGGTCGTGGTACAGTAGTTACTGGTCGTGTAGAAACTGGTATCGTTAAAGTTGGCGAAGAAGTTGAAATCGTTGGTATTAAAGATACAGTTAAAACAACTGTAACTGGCGTTGAAATGTTCCGTAAACTTCTTGACGAAGGCCGTGCAGGTGAGAACTGTGGTATTCTTCTACGTGGTACTAAGCGTGAAGACGTACAACGTGGTCAAGTACTTGCAAAACCAGGTACAATCAAGCCGCACACTAAATTTGATGCAGAAGTATACGTACTTTCTAAAGAAGAAGGTGGTCGTCATACTCCATTCCTTAACGGTTACCGTCCACAGTTCTACTTCCGTACAACTGACGTAACTGGCGCGATCTCACTTAAAGATGGCGTTGAAATGGTTATGCCTGGTGACAACGTAGAAATGTCAGTAGAATTAATCCACCCAATCGCAATGGATGCTGGTTTACGCTTCGCAATCCGTGAAGGTGGTCGTACAGTTGGTGCTGGTGTAGTTGCTAAAGTAATTGCATAA